GCTGGACAACGCCTTGCCCAGCCAGCAGAGCCTGCTGGTGGTGGGCGCGGCCGGCGGCGTGGGTTCCATCCTGGTCCAGCTGGCCCGCCAGCTGACCGGCCTAACCGTGATCGGCACCGCCTCGCGCCCGCAAACCCAGGCCTGGGTGCGCGAGCTGGGCGCGCATCACGTCATCGATCACGGCCAGCCGCTGGCCGAGGAACTGCGGCGCATCGGCATCGACGAAGTGAGCCACATCGCCAGCCTGACCCACAGCGACCAGCATTTCGCGCAGATCGCCGAAGCCATCGCGCCGCAGGGCCGGATCGCGCTGATCGACGACCCGGCCGCCCTCGACGTGCGCCTGCTCAAGCGCAAGTCGGCCTCGCTGCACTGGGAATTCATGTTCGCGCGGCCGCTGCACCAGACGCCCGACATGATCGCTCAGCATGAACTGCTGAATCAGGCCGCGCGCCTGATCGACCAGGGCCGGTTGCGGACCACGCTGGGCGAACACTACGGCACGATCAACGCCGCCAACCTGCGGCGCGCGCACGCCTTCATCGAAAGCGGCCGCGCCCAGGGCAAGGTGGTGCTGGAAGGCTTCTGACAGCCAGGGACGGTCGCCGGGGCGGCCGCCAGCGGGCTTCTTGCGACGGGCAACTCGTATTACAACGCGGAAACGGTTAAAACCGCGTTTGCGCGATGCCCGATGGCAGCCGCGCACCGTCCGGAGAACTCCCCTGCTCGCCCACATGCTCGACCAGGCCCTGGAACCCAGCCTCTGGGCCATGGTCGCCTTGACTCTACTGTTGCTTCGTTTCGTCCCGCTGCAAGGCTGGCTGGCCGTGCTGGTGGCCGGCACCACGTCCGGCCTGATCCTGGACACCATCCAGTTCCGGGTCGGTCCGCCGCGCCTGTGGGATGCGCTGGTCTGCGCCTCGGTGCTGGCCGCGCTGCTGGTCGCCGCCCTGCTCGAGGCCCTGTACGCGCTGTTCAGGCGCTACCGTGGCGGCAAGCTCCCGCGCTGAACGGCACGAACAGACAGCACACTAGCCGCGCGCGTCGCGCCGGGCGCGCGCCTGGGGATCGTTGATCTCGGCTTCCAGCTCGGCGATCAGCCACGAGAACCAGCCATTTTCGCTGCGGGCATAGACCACTGCCGCCGGCGTCTTGCCGGCGCGCCAGTCCGGCTGGTGCGCGTCCATCCAGGCCGACAGGCTCTTGTGCGGCGCGAGCAGGCCGGACAGCCAGGACCAGGCGTAGTCCGCCACGCTGCGGCGGTATCCCTTGGCGCAGGCGTAGAGGGTGGGCTCCAGCGGCAGGCTGCCCGAACGCGCGAGCCGCTCCTGCACCCGGCGCAAGATTTCCGCCGTTGCCTGCAATTGTTCGGTGCTGAGCTTTTTCACTTGGAGACTCCCTGGCTTGATGTCGGCGGATTATCGCCTGATCGCGCCGGGCTTTCCAAGCTGGAAATCCATGCGCAGCGAGGCGCTGTAGCGCTCGCCCGGCGCCAATACCCGCATGCCGGTGCGCGCGTCGCCCGCCGCCGCCAGGTTGAAGGCGTCGGCCACGTTGCTGACCGGTTCCACGCACAGGAAATCGGCGCCGGGCGCGGTGTACACC
The Achromobacter sp. AONIH1 DNA segment above includes these coding regions:
- a CDS encoding zinc-binding alcohol dehydrogenase family protein; translation: MKAIAYFENLPADHPEALRDITLPEPVPDERDLLVEVRAISVNPVDVKIRANRKPRDGQPEVIGWDAAGVVRAVGSRVSLFKPGDRVWYAGALDRPGANSELHAVDERIVGRMPDSLDYAQAAALPLTTITAWELLFDRLRVLDNALPSQQSLLVVGAAGGVGSILVQLARQLTGLTVIGTASRPQTQAWVRELGAHHVIDHGQPLAEELRRIGIDEVSHIASLTHSDQHFAQIAEAIAPQGRIALIDDPAALDVRLLKRKSASLHWEFMFARPLHQTPDMIAQHELLNQAARLIDQGRLRTTLGEHYGTINAANLRRAHAFIESGRAQGKVVLEGF